The following is a genomic window from Saprospiraceae bacterium.
AAAAAGATATCATGATTATAAAAGTATAAAATTACAACATTCTTACATTTTTCTATTATCAACTTAGAAAATGGTTGGTTTCGATTAGAGATCGGTAAGGAGATATTCTCCCTGTAACATCATTTAGATTGAACAATCCATACTCTATAAGGAATTCGTATCGCCCATACAGGGCTAAAACAATTTCAGGTGTTATATCAGGCCTGAAGGGTCAATATTTTATTGTGATGGGCAGCACCCATAAGATCAATTTGAGTAACAATGCCCTTCCCATTATCAGGATGATTATTATCAATAACAAAATCATTTATTGTAAATAATGTAGGAATTTGACACTTAATCCCAAACATATTTTTCATCAAATTCAATATTGTGTGCTACCATAATTTCCCTATATTCATCTTGAAATCCTTTTTTCTTATGATGGATTTTTTGTCTTTCAATATACCTGACCACACCTTGTACACCACTTTGACTTACAGAAAATACACCATAACCATCTTGCCAATAAAAATCAACTAATCTAGGATCAAGCGTCTTAATCCATTTAGAAGAACTTTTTTTGACTTCCTCGACAAGTTTTGACATAGACAATGGACGATACAGTTTACACAACAAATGAACATGATCCAAATAACCTCCAACAGATATAGTTTGGCAATTCAAATTATTCATTGTCTGCCCTAGATATCCATATATATCTGTTTCATATTCCGGTAGGATTAATGGCTGTCTATATTTGGTACTAAAAACTATGTGGATGTTTACATTAGAAATTGATTGCGGCATATCTGATTTTATTTTCCAAAAATAACACTTTTCATAATAACTAAGTTATGTTGAAATTTGAAATTAATATTTTATGAAATTGTCAAAAAATTTTGTGCGGAAAGGGCGATGCCCATTCCTATTGAACTGACACCCATTCAGGGCTAAAACAGTTTCAGATATTATATCAGGCCTGAAAGGTCGATATTTTATTGGGATAGGCTGCACCCATCACAACGCCCATTCCTATTGAACTGACGCCCATTCAGGGCTAAAACAATTTCAGATATTGTATCAGGCCTGAAAGGTCGATATTTTATTGGGATGGGCTGCGCCCATCAAACCATTGGATGGGCAGCACCCATCACACCTAGTGAAATATAAATAATCTTTAAATAAAAGGGTAAGGTTTACATTTTATTTTCACCAATTTTCATCACACTTTTACCGAAATCTAATTCATCATTACCGAAATCTATTTAGGTACCGTCGGTTTGAAATCCTTGCAATAGCTTTGTCATATAATCTTTTGGAATATAAGTTTACACGGATTATGAATCTTTTATTTCATCAAAAAATAATTCAACATGAAAAATTATCTTCTTTTATTTTTCCTTTGCGTAGCTGTATTTGCTAATGCCCAAAATGTGGGTATCAATAATATGGACCCTCAAGCTGCACTAGATTTGAAAGGAGATTTGCGATTGCGTACAGCAAACTTAAAACTGCAAGCAGCTATAAATCATAATGTCATATTAGATGAATACGGTAATGGAGTAGTGTATCATTTCATAGGTGATGCAGTTGCGAATGGCGGTGCGATCACAGGTTTTCAAGCCTACAAAGATGGACAAATTATCACTATATTTAACAATTGTACCTCTGAAGATATCATCCTTCATGATGCTGGTAATACTTTAAGTTTAGGAAGTGATAAGAAATATAGAATATTGACAGGTACAGGCCAAAGTGCAAATATCAAACTGAATGGTTCTATCACTCTACGGTACGATGGAGAAAAAGAGCGATGGATTGTATTAAATAGTCATTATGTAAATGGCTTGACTGCTACCCCATGGCTGATTAATGGAAATAATATAAGCAATAGTAATACTGCTAATGTAGGCATTGGCTTATCAGCTCCCTCTGAGAAGCTTCAAATAATTAACGGTAATATAAAAATTGGAGAAAATGGCTGGGGTTCTGCTGCTGATAATAGATTATTAAAATTTGGAGATGGCAGTTTTGTAACCATTGGCGAAG
Proteins encoded in this region:
- the tnpA gene encoding IS200/IS605 family transposase; amino-acid sequence: MPQSISNVNIHIVFSTKYRQPLILPEYETDIYGYLGQTMNNLNCQTISVGGYLDHVHLLCKLYRPLSMSKLVEEVKKSSSKWIKTLDPRLVDFYWQDGYGVFSVSQSGVQGVVRYIERQKIHHKKKGFQDEYREIMVAHNIEFDEKYVWD